In the genome of Podospora pseudocomata strain CBS 415.72m chromosome 7, whole genome shotgun sequence, the window CAAGGTTGCGCGGAGCTGTTGGCGTAGCCGTTCTAGAAAGTCGTGGATAGGTAGCGAGTGTGTCTTTTGGCGACGTAGGGATGGCGATAATGAGGACTTGAtgtgtgatgatgacgacaacgacgatgatgatgatgatgatgatgatgatgactggaCGTGTGGTGACGACTCGACATAgggccggcggtggagggcTATGTTGGGACATGCGGGATCGAGAGCCCCCCCTCGGACAAGACCGAGTAAGCACGCATGTGTGCAGAacggtggtgtttgtggcTGGGAAGAATGTGTGCGGTTCTGTGTCTGCGTGCCACCAGGAGCAGtagccaccgccgccgctgtAGCTCCGGATGACTGCGTAGCGCTACGCTTCCTCTTCGACCCTCTTTGGccggcaggaggagaggggtgggagtCAGGATTGGGGCCggcatcttcgtcgtcgggCGGCGGAGGACCCTGCCCCCGGCCGAGGGATGGCGGCGGCTCATCTGCCTGAGGACTCTTTTTCCTTCTCGGGTGGCGGAACGGGATGGGGGACCGGTCGTACCCGACGTAGGTCCGCGGTTCCCAGCAGCGCCCCGACGAAGGAGGTGTGCGAGCGGCCGGCGTGTTCCCCATCCGGGCCAAGATCTCGTCCCAGTCCTCATTCCAGGTCGAGGCACCCGATATGGCGCGGTCCCGCGCATCTTGACCCTGCGACCCGGGTCCGAGCAGCGCCATCACAGTGAAGGCCAGCAGCTGGCTGACGGCGGTGCAGTAGGGGATGAGTTCGGCTGGCTGGGCCTGGCACTCGTGGGTGGGTTCGGCGACATGGTAGTACAGCGTGGATGGGTTGGCCCAGTCGATCTTGAGGAAGATCATGACCTCGCCTGTGGCAACAAGCCCCATCTCGAGCCCAGCCTGGAGCATGTAGTGGTAAGTCTGGGTGGCAGCTGCAGCTGAGAGCCTCCTGGCAAAGTAACGGAAGCGGTCGTCATCGTTGTTCGGGATTTCGACGCAATTCACCACGTCGCGAACCACGTCTAGGTCTTCAATTCCTTCCCGCACATGTTGCGCCGTTAGCTTGTGGGGAGCCTTGTATTCCAGCACGTATGCAAGCGTTCGGTCACCGTTCAAGGACCGGTACACACAGATCTGGTCAGGCCGGATGGAGATCTTATTAGTAGGTGGGACgtgtggtggcggcggcggcgtcgatgGTGCGGCGCTTGTGGAAGGAGTTGTATCGCTATTGAGAATGTTCATGTGGTTCTCGAAGAAGATACCATCCCCCACGCCCAAAAGCGGTGGTATTGAGTCTGCATGTTGTTGGGAATGCGTGAATTGATCGATGATGCATTGCACAGGAAGCTCGACAGCAGTGTGATGAAACCGCTCAAGGTCGCGCTCGCTACCAATTGGGGACCCAGCTGCCAGGCGGCTGCCAATACCCTGGACAAAATCACGCGATTCAAGTAATTGGAGTGTTtcggggaagaaggcgataACCTTGCCAAGCGCAGCCCTCTGTTCACCAAGGAAGCCATCCCACTGTGCAAGGCGGCGGGGGCAGTATTTTCCCGCCGGGTCTGTCCAGATTCCCTGGGTCGTGAACCGTCGATCGGTCTGGACCCGAAATTTTGTCGACAGGTGGTCGTGGCAGAGCTGAAAGTACTCGATAAGAGTGGTCGGACGCCTTTGCTCCTGCAACTCTGCAACTTGTTGTGCTTGTTTATCGGCGCGTTGTTTCTCGGCGATGGCGTTCTGCTCCGCTTCTGCACGGAGACGCTCCGCTTCCTGGAGCTGTTTGACAAGTTCCTCATAGCTTGGATCCATCTTGGTGTTTTCTCTTGCtgtgtggtgttttcttgtGCTGTGTGGTGTTTCTTGTGTTGTGTAGTTGTTTGCTCGTATGTGGTTCTACGTTTGTTGCAAACACACGTTATCGATAACGTCTACGCCATTGCCAAAGGCACGGACCCTTCATTGACTGTGCGAGTTATGATTGATTCACACGTCGCTGTTTCACTTATATTGGCCAGGCCATCTTTGCCCATAACCAATGGCCTTCGTCATGGCTGCGAACTGGAATCTCCATATCACTGAGGAAACCTCTAAGAAGTGGTCCGAATCAGTGCTCAAGCtcacaccacaacccccctcgcctccaagCGGTTCAGCACAGCGTCTTTGTAAGGAGCAGCGTAAACAATTTCAGCAGATCTACGGCTCCCCTGTGTGCCAGTCTTTGGGGTGATCTGAACGCGGCTTTTAAGCCTCGCTCGGTGCCGGCTGTTATGGAGCCGAGTCCCCCTTCGATGTGCATTCCTGGCCGTTTTGCACCTGCATCAAGTCTCTTGCCTACACCACGCATAACCCCTTAGACACGCGGGTTCAGCACTCCTGCTGTGAGTGCTGCTTCCTATATTCTCGGAAGAAGTTCGTCGATAGGCTTTGCCATGGCTCAAGCCTCTACCACATCTGCTGCTCAGGCTATTACCTCGTCTTTACGAGAACTCGTTGTCAGCCTCCTCGATCTggttcttgatcttgaccaGCAGCTCCATCTTCAACTTGTCCATCGGCTCATCTGATCGTAGGCATAGAGCTTATCCATAAACACCTCCTGGTTGCCCGCCTCCACAGCCTCGATCAAGTCTGACAAGAACTGGAACTCGCGCTGACCGCCAAACGAGGGGTCCTTTTCCCTGTATCGCTCAATGTTGCGGCGGGCGCTGTCCAGATCCTTGGTAGCCAAGATGCAAATTCCAGCCCTGAAGAAGTACTCCTTAACCGAGTACTTCACCTCGGGATTGTTTAATCAGTCTTGCGCGTTGGGGAATGAATGTGATTATTCGAAGTGGAAAtaaggtggtggagaagaagtggtCTAATATTGGTGGTAGCCGGTTTTCTGGACTGTCTGATATGATAAGATCCCTCGCTACTACCTCCTCTCGAGCCGGAAAACGTAAAGGAGTCGATAGGGCTTAAAAGATGACTCTAAAGGCCGACAAACGCAAGTATATGACCAGCCGGGCGCTCTCCGGAGTAGATGTAAAAACCTTTTTAATAACGATCTGCTGTCCGAAACTGAAACCTACGCATTTTATTATAAATTGCGGCTTTCGTGATGTCCAGGACTCCACGGCAGAGTCGAAAAGATTGGTCTTATACCTGACTCGGTTGTTGGTCAAATCGGTTGATTTGTCTGCATGTAGTTTGATAAAGAGGATGGATTGACGCAAGAattgagggagagggagaaatgAGTTTAACTTAGTTGATCTACCTGTTTTCGCCTGGCTAACTGGGTATGTCAGCACATCTGATCCTGTCTATGGAAAGCAGCGCCTGAACTGGGACGGAAGTCATTAAATAGAAGCGCAATAAAAGCAGGAAGCCATCGTCAGGTCTGCAGAAGTCACGATCAATTACCGTTCAAACTTAAAATGCTAAGGCGGCTCGGGCGGTTCATATTACAGATGTCAAGTAGGTGGCCTGGATCAACCCGATCCAGGTAAAATGCCTCGTCAACTACCCCTCCAGAAAAAGTTGCGAGGAAATTTCGTCATGCCCAAACTACATAGCCCAAACCAAAAATTATCAGGCTGGAAGTTACCACACCTCGAGGAATCGTAGAGCTCACAATGAATATCTGGCTGGCGGAACCCAACCTCTTCACATGTATTTTACCCTTACATCTCCCCTCGCACAAGACACACCACAACGCACAGTGTGGACGGGCGGCTCAAGATGAACGGGGCCTTGCGGGCATTATCACTAAAGGCCTGCCGCGAGAGCGATATTTGGGATTCGGTAACAGAAGGGCAGACCTTCTCATACCAAGCAAAGGGTACCAAGGCACACAAAGACCTCGTCCTTCAATTCCTCGAGGATTATGTATGTATAACGTACGTTGTAAGTgagcgaccaatataagcgagcgaccactttttTCACGCGACGCgtaacctcaccctcaaacctaattttctcaacaatctaaAATGCCATCTACTTCAGAGGAAGCCCAtataatcttagcccttaAAGGTCTTCAAAATGATAAAAACCTAAGTGtatcagctgcagctaagatGTATAACGTCGATCGCAGCACGCTTAGACACCGCCCCGCCAGCCGGCCTGTACGACGCGAtacaacacccaattcgaaaaagctgactcaatcggaagaggaagctattgtccgatatattattgagctatgtacgcgatattttccaccaagactgcgtagtgtggaagatatggccaactaTTTGCTCAACGAACGCGgtgcgcctcctgctggcaagctctgggctcacaacttcgtcaaacgccagccagagctccagACGCGTTATACAcatagatacgactaccagagggccttgtgccgtacgatccagagagggtgctttccaagctggatgtgaagcttcgtatgccaacacctccgacctctcggcccggcactccacaaccttgggtcttccagacaccacacaacccccaagaagctaactcgcagtcaacgcttattaagactcgcattgccaaccatcaaaatagctccccgacttcaatgttggctgctgtggaccagcttgctaaaagtacaatggctgtgatgcaccaggtggctctcctacgtgcagagaacacttcactccacaaggccaacgaggcactaagtaagcgccggagagccaaaaaccacgtgtgcggctcggaggatcacttactgtgcaggagCTTGGCTTTGCAAGGCTTCCTTGCAACCTGGCAAGGGCAGATGCATAGCGCCAAGTGGTGGATCAGAAACCGTAAATCCGACGAGAAATATCGGAGTTTGTGGGACGGTTGGATTAAGCCATGTTAATATACGTGCTAAGGTGTTAATAATTGTGGACCGTCTCGGCAGACTTCTTCCTGAGGGTAAGCCACTAGTTTGAGGAGCATTTGACATGAGAGGCGAAAaaactcaagaagaagacaacTGCCAGGCGTGTAACACCGCAACGAAATGATCATCATCGGCAGAAAAAAGTCCTACGGTACGAACCAGTGGGACCCCACACATCTGGAAGGGTCCTGATCAAAGAGCAACAACTCGTTTTTTGGAGTGCATATTGGAAGAATACCTGGAGAAGGACAAGTGGCTCACAGATATCCAGAATACCCTGGACACTCTTCTGGTAGAGAGCAGGAAGTATTGTTCGGCTTCTCGACGAGGATGTAGTTTAACTGGCAAGTGCGAACCAAGGAATGGACTGATTTACCTGGAAGTGAACGCAAGACCCAAGAAGACGCTCAGAAGTTTACCCAACTGAT includes:
- a CDS encoding hypothetical protein (EggNog:ENOG503P1EH; COG:T), whose amino-acid sequence is MDPSYEELVKQLQEAERLRAEAEQNAIAEKQRADKQAQQVAELQEQRRPTTLIEYFQLCHDHLSTKFRVQTDRRFTTQGIWTDPAGKYCPRRLAQWDGFLGEQRAALGKVIAFFPETLQLLESRDFVQGIGSRLAAGSPIGSERDLERFHHTAVELPVQCIIDQFTHSQQHADSIPPLLGVGDGIFFENHMNILNSDTTPSTSAAPSTPPPPPHVPPTNKISIRPDQICVYRSLNGDRTLAYVLEYKAPHKLTAQHVREGIEDLDVVRDVVNCVEIPNNDDDRFRYFARRLSAAAATQTYHYMLQAGLEMGLVATGEVMIFLKIDWANPSTLYYHVAEPTHECQAQPAELIPYCTAVSQLLAFTVMALLGPGSQGQDARDRAISGASTWNEDWDEILARMGNTPAARTPPSSGRCWEPRTYVGYDRSPIPFRHPRRKKSPQADEPPPSLGRGQGPPPPDDEDAGPNPDSHPSPPAGQRGSKRKRSATQSSGATAAAVATAPGGTQTQNRTHSSQPQTPPFCTHACLLGLVRGGALDPACPNIALHRRPYVESSPHVQSSSSSSSSSSSLSSSSHIKSSLSPSLRRQKTHSLPIHDFLERLRQQLRATLDEGIMPLGRYGARGALFRITLLSHGYTLAAKGTTSSSVRFIEHEARIYEQLQPIQGLYVPVSLGTIDLRELGRRYFYAADVHIIYFLLLSWAGRDLREAREQPSSVGIRRNVIRSLQSLHALGVAHGDVRRENLVWSHRPSDPVMVIDFERSVLTKASCQLGLLGGLEDGEELPPECLSEDDKLFEQDLQKATYIWV